A genomic region of Pseudoalteromonas piscicida contains the following coding sequences:
- a CDS encoding MBL fold metallo-hydrolase, whose protein sequence is MQVFTIPVTPFMQNCRVIVCPETQATAIVDPGGEAEKIIAQLDTQGLVPSMILLTHAHLDHVGASTELSEHFNIEIIGPHQGDQFWLEALPMQSQMFGFPNHAAFLPSKWLNDGDKVKVGNLALEVRHCPGHTPGHVVFYEPSSKQVLVGDVLFKGSVGRTDFPKGDAAQLKQSIQDKLFTLPDEVVVHSGHGENTSIGFEKATNPFMSGRFG, encoded by the coding sequence CAATTCCAGTTACCCCGTTTATGCAAAATTGTCGTGTTATCGTGTGTCCAGAAACACAAGCCACTGCAATTGTAGATCCAGGTGGTGAAGCGGAAAAAATTATCGCGCAGTTGGACACTCAGGGGTTAGTGCCAAGCATGATCTTGCTTACCCATGCGCACCTTGATCATGTGGGGGCAAGTACAGAATTAAGTGAACATTTTAATATCGAGATTATTGGGCCTCATCAGGGCGACCAATTTTGGTTGGAAGCCTTGCCAATGCAATCACAAATGTTTGGTTTTCCTAATCATGCTGCTTTTTTACCATCAAAGTGGTTAAATGATGGTGATAAGGTTAAGGTGGGAAACTTAGCTCTCGAAGTCAGACATTGTCCAGGGCATACTCCAGGGCACGTGGTATTTTATGAACCAAGCTCAAAACAGGTTTTAGTAGGAGATGTGTTGTTTAAAGGGTCTGTTGGTCGTACTGACTTTCCAAAAGGCGATGCAGCCCAGCTAAAACAGTCTATACAAGATAAGCTGTTTACTTTGCCTGATGAGGTTGTGGTGCATTCGGGTCATGGTGAAAATACCTCAATTGGCTTCGAAAAGGCGACAAATCCTTTTATGAGTGGCCGATTTGGTTAA
- a CDS encoding Lrp/AsnC family transcriptional regulator, giving the protein MSLNQVDRQILALLQQDASLSTAEIADKVGLSQSPCWRRIAKLEQDGYIKGKVALLDEKKLGFDMLVYAHVRLSNHGRNNLAEFEKLILSYDEVTECYSMAGTMDFMLRIISKGIEGYEQFVRDNLLNLEFVQEVHSNVTMTCVKRSTSLPL; this is encoded by the coding sequence ATGTCATTGAACCAAGTAGATCGCCAGATACTGGCATTGTTACAGCAAGACGCAAGTCTTTCTACCGCTGAAATCGCTGATAAAGTGGGACTATCTCAGTCACCTTGTTGGCGTCGCATCGCTAAATTAGAGCAAGACGGTTATATCAAAGGCAAAGTTGCATTGCTGGATGAGAAAAAACTCGGATTTGATATGTTGGTTTATGCGCATGTTAGGCTTTCAAACCATGGCCGCAACAACCTTGCCGAGTTTGAAAAATTGATCTTAAGTTATGACGAAGTGACAGAGTGCTACTCTATGGCAGGTACCATGGACTTTATGCTGCGTATCATTTCGAAAGGCATTGAAGGCTATGAGCAATTTGTTCGTGATAACTTACTTAATTTAGAATTCGTCCAAGAAGTACACTCAAACGTTACAATGACTTGCGTTAAGCGCAGCACTTCCTTACCACTTTAA
- a CDS encoding SulP family inorganic anion transporter, whose product MFNLISKAPSSAKNDVLSGLTVALALVPEAVAFAFVAQVDPLVGLYAAFIVGLVTSIFGGRPGMISGATGALAVVMVSLVVEHGVEYLFATVLLMGLLQILAGIFKLGKFIRMVPHPVMLGFVNGLAIVIFLAQLGQFKVLDEQGNLTWMQGEALYIMAGLVALTMAIIHFLPKLTTAVPSSLAAILVVTGIVIGLDLDARNVLDYLKDMSGNVDATIAGGFPAFHIPEVPWTFETFKIIFPYALILAAIGLIESLLTLTLIDEITETRGHSNRECIGQGAANVTCGVFGAMGGCAMIGQSMININSGGRSRLSGITAALLLLVFILFAASLIEMIPLAALVGVMFMVVLGTFEWSSFRLIRKIPKSDAFVIVLVSGVTVITDLAIAVCVGVIVSALVFAWEHAKHIYTNNYIDEQGSKVYELHGPLFFGSVKNFAELFDVNNDPDDIIVEFKHSRVADHSAIEAIDALAERYKKAGKTLHLRHLSQDCKVLLSKAKDLVELDGQADPTYKVASDKLA is encoded by the coding sequence ATGTTTAATCTTATCAGCAAAGCGCCTAGCTCTGCTAAAAACGATGTACTGTCTGGGCTTACGGTCGCTTTGGCACTTGTGCCTGAGGCTGTGGCTTTCGCTTTTGTTGCACAAGTGGACCCATTAGTCGGTTTATACGCAGCATTTATTGTCGGTCTTGTGACTTCAATCTTTGGTGGTAGGCCGGGTATGATCTCGGGTGCAACAGGGGCTCTTGCCGTAGTAATGGTGAGCCTCGTTGTTGAGCATGGTGTAGAGTATCTCTTTGCAACCGTATTACTCATGGGCCTTTTACAAATACTCGCGGGTATATTTAAGCTCGGCAAGTTTATACGTATGGTACCGCATCCTGTAATGCTAGGCTTTGTAAATGGCTTAGCTATCGTTATCTTCCTCGCCCAGCTTGGACAATTCAAAGTACTTGACGAACAGGGTAATCTTACGTGGATGCAAGGTGAGGCGCTATATATTATGGCTGGCTTGGTAGCATTGACTATGGCCATTATTCACTTTTTACCAAAGCTAACAACCGCTGTGCCTTCGAGTCTAGCGGCGATTTTAGTGGTAACCGGTATTGTTATTGGTTTAGATTTAGATGCTCGTAATGTGCTTGATTATCTGAAAGATATGTCAGGTAACGTAGATGCAACGATAGCCGGTGGTTTTCCTGCTTTCCATATCCCCGAAGTACCATGGACATTTGAAACATTTAAAATCATCTTCCCATACGCACTTATCCTAGCAGCGATTGGTTTGATTGAATCTCTACTAACGCTCACGTTAATCGACGAAATCACCGAAACACGTGGTCACAGTAACCGCGAATGTATCGGTCAAGGTGCGGCTAACGTTACTTGTGGTGTGTTTGGTGCGATGGGGGGCTGTGCGATGATTGGGCAATCAATGATCAATATTAATTCTGGTGGACGTAGTCGTTTGTCAGGTATCACAGCGGCATTATTACTACTTGTATTTATTCTGTTTGCGGCAAGCCTTATCGAGATGATCCCGCTTGCGGCGTTAGTTGGTGTAATGTTTATGGTGGTATTAGGGACTTTTGAATGGTCAAGTTTTAGATTAATAAGAAAGATCCCTAAATCAGATGCATTTGTAATCGTCTTGGTGTCGGGGGTTACAGTGATTACGGATTTGGCCATCGCAGTTTGCGTTGGTGTCATTGTTTCGGCACTCGTGTTCGCGTGGGAGCATGCGAAACATATTTACACCAATAATTATATTGATGAGCAAGGCTCCAAGGTATATGAATTACACGGACCTCTGTTTTTTGGGTCGGTGAAAAACTTTGCTGAGCTGTTTGATGTTAACAATGACCCTGATGATATCATTGTTGAATTTAAACATAGCCGTGTTGCTGACCACAGTGCAATTGAAGCGATAGATGCGTTAGCTGAACGTTATAAAAAGGCTGGTAAAACGCTGCATCTTCGCCACTTAAGCCAAGACTGTAAAGTATTGCTAAGTAAAGCTAAAGATCTCGTTGAGCTAGACGGCCAAGCAGATCCTACTTATAAAGTGGCATCTGACAAGCTTGCTTAA
- a CDS encoding sensor histidine kinase, with protein MKWQSLVDNRQRFFWVLQIAGWLGYALVNYIGSKVFEMRDIYVFVIALNAYAGCLMTVPLRYLYRKIWNATPLVLIFVVFTASYVTGTLWAVVQKFNHWEIYRHGYRPDEWFYYLQQGLDSVYIILCWSGLYFGIKYYQLLQSERQKALKANTMAHEAQLKMLRYQLNPHFLFNTLNAISTLILVEENKDANQMVSRLSDFLRHTLNTDPIKKVPLEQELHALKLYLEIEKVRFDERLSIELDVTEEAEQALVPSLILQPLIENSIKYAIAHMEHGGKIEIKAQVFANELLLEVGDNGPGAELEGGQLKSAQGVGLANTKDRLKTLYENNYSFVLSDNEPTGLKVNIRVPYERAKK; from the coding sequence TTGAAGTGGCAATCACTGGTTGATAACAGGCAGAGATTTTTCTGGGTATTACAAATAGCCGGTTGGCTGGGCTACGCGCTAGTTAACTATATTGGCTCAAAAGTCTTTGAAATGCGTGATATTTATGTGTTTGTCATCGCATTAAATGCCTATGCTGGTTGCTTGATGACCGTACCGCTACGATACCTCTATCGTAAAATTTGGAATGCAACACCGTTGGTGCTGATATTCGTTGTGTTTACGGCGTCATATGTAACTGGAACACTATGGGCGGTCGTTCAGAAGTTTAATCATTGGGAAATATATCGCCACGGATATCGACCGGATGAGTGGTTTTATTACTTACAGCAGGGACTAGACTCTGTCTATATCATACTCTGTTGGAGTGGACTGTACTTTGGTATTAAGTATTACCAGTTGCTACAGAGTGAGCGTCAAAAAGCTTTGAAAGCCAATACTATGGCCCATGAAGCGCAATTGAAAATGCTGAGATATCAATTGAATCCGCATTTTCTATTCAATACGCTTAATGCAATTTCAACGCTTATATTGGTTGAAGAAAACAAAGATGCGAATCAAATGGTCTCAAGGCTCAGTGATTTCTTGCGGCATACATTGAACACAGATCCAATAAAAAAGGTACCGCTTGAGCAAGAACTACATGCATTAAAGCTGTACTTAGAAATTGAGAAGGTGCGATTTGATGAGCGCTTATCTATTGAGCTTGATGTGACAGAAGAAGCTGAACAGGCACTAGTACCAAGCTTGATCCTACAACCACTCATTGAAAATAGCATTAAATACGCAATTGCCCATATGGAGCATGGCGGCAAAATTGAAATAAAAGCGCAGGTGTTTGCCAATGAACTACTCTTGGAAGTAGGAGACAATGGTCCTGGCGCAGAATTGGAAGGTGGGCAACTGAAAAGTGCACAGGGAGTGGGTTTAGCGAATACCAAAGACCGTTTAAAAACCTTGTACGAAAATAATTATTCATTTGTGCTCTCGGATAATGAGCCAACTGGTTTGAAGGTAAACATTCGCGTTCCATATGAAAGGGCGAAGAAGTAA
- a CDS encoding LytR/AlgR family response regulator transcription factor, with the protein MSKIRTLIVDDEPLARKGLAVRLRDFSEIEVVELCGSGQQAIDLCKSEDIDLVFLDIQMPNMNGFEVARALSESVKPLPAIVFVTAFDQYAVKAFEIHALDYILKPVDDNRLKQAVEKVQSYLKTQQDNAHKKKLASFVAGITGNNCEEILKKLATGDTIEDKKFPESLAVKEQGEIIRVSTSSIQWIDAAGDYMCLHCSDGQTHILRKTMKDLEQELDPTLFVRVHRSAIVNTKQISKLVTQSSGEYLLVLENGQELKVSRSYRDKVKAALAS; encoded by the coding sequence ATGAGCAAAATTAGAACACTAATCGTAGATGACGAGCCGCTAGCGAGAAAAGGGTTAGCGGTAAGGTTAAGAGATTTTTCTGAAATCGAAGTTGTAGAATTGTGTGGCAGTGGTCAACAAGCAATCGATCTATGCAAATCTGAGGACATAGATCTGGTCTTTCTCGATATTCAAATGCCGAACATGAACGGTTTTGAAGTGGCGAGAGCGTTGAGTGAAAGTGTTAAACCATTGCCTGCTATCGTATTTGTAACTGCGTTTGATCAATATGCTGTAAAGGCATTTGAGATCCATGCGCTGGATTACATCTTAAAACCCGTTGATGACAACAGATTAAAACAGGCGGTGGAGAAAGTGCAAAGCTATTTAAAAACACAACAAGACAATGCGCATAAGAAAAAGCTAGCCAGCTTTGTTGCAGGGATCACTGGTAATAACTGTGAAGAAATCCTTAAAAAACTTGCAACAGGAGATACAATTGAAGATAAAAAATTCCCGGAGTCGCTCGCGGTAAAAGAGCAGGGTGAAATCATTCGAGTATCTACATCGTCAATTCAGTGGATTGATGCAGCCGGTGACTACATGTGCTTACACTGTAGCGATGGTCAGACTCATATTTTACGTAAAACAATGAAAGATCTAGAACAAGAGTTAGATCCAACGTTATTTGTGCGCGTACATCGCTCTGCAATTGTTAACACTAAGCAGATCAGTAAACTGGTCACGCAAAGCAGTGGCGAATATTTATTGGTACTTGAGAATGGTCAAGAGCTTAAAGTCAGCCGTAGTTACCGTGATAAAGTAAAGGCCGCACTCGCAAGCTGA
- the pyk gene encoding pyruvate kinase, producing the protein MLRRTKIVATLGPATDRDNNLEKIIRAGTNVVRLNFSHGVAQDHKNRAEAVREIAKRLGVNVAILADLQGPKIRVSTFKEGKVFLEVGAKFTLDAKMEPGQGHVEAVGIDYKELPNDVKQGDLLLLNDGLIQLVVEEVQGHLVHTNVKVGGVLSNNKGINRLGGGLTAPAFTDKDKEDLLTATEIGVDYIAVSFPRSGDDMRYVRGLAEKAGSNAQLLAKIERAEAVETVEAIDDIVLASDAVMVARGDLGVEIGDAALVGKQKQIISRARSLNRTVITATQMMESMIDNPMPTRAEVMDVANAVLDGTDAVMLSAETAAGDYPEQTVAAMARVCLGAESQPQIHISKHRLDSRFADTCETIALSAMYAANHLDSVKAIVALTESGNTAKLMSRISSGLPIYALSRHQSTLGQASLYRGVYPVRFDSTQCSDDSTVREALDTLVAAGSLEKGDTVIITHGDKMETIGASNTLKIVTV; encoded by the coding sequence ATGCTTAGACGCACAAAAATCGTCGCAACACTGGGGCCAGCGACGGATAGAGATAACAACTTAGAAAAAATCATTCGTGCCGGTACCAACGTAGTCAGACTAAACTTTTCACACGGTGTCGCTCAAGATCACAAAAATAGAGCCGAAGCCGTTCGCGAAATTGCTAAACGCTTGGGTGTAAATGTAGCGATCCTTGCAGATTTACAAGGTCCTAAAATCCGCGTTTCAACATTTAAAGAAGGCAAAGTGTTCCTAGAAGTGGGTGCAAAATTCACTCTCGACGCAAAAATGGAACCTGGCCAAGGTCACGTTGAAGCTGTGGGTATCGACTATAAAGAATTACCGAATGACGTAAAACAAGGTGATTTACTGTTATTGAACGATGGACTTATTCAGCTTGTTGTTGAAGAAGTACAAGGTCACTTGGTTCATACCAATGTTAAAGTTGGCGGCGTATTGTCGAATAATAAAGGGATCAACCGTTTAGGTGGCGGCTTAACAGCACCTGCATTTACTGACAAAGACAAAGAAGACTTGCTCACAGCAACAGAAATTGGTGTGGACTATATCGCGGTTTCGTTCCCTCGCAGTGGTGACGACATGCGTTACGTTAGAGGACTGGCGGAGAAAGCAGGTTCTAATGCACAATTACTTGCAAAAATTGAACGTGCAGAAGCGGTTGAAACCGTAGAAGCGATTGACGACATCGTACTGGCTTCTGATGCGGTGATGGTTGCCCGTGGTGATCTAGGTGTAGAAATTGGCGATGCAGCTCTTGTTGGTAAACAGAAGCAAATTATCAGCCGTGCTCGCTCACTAAACCGTACGGTGATCACTGCCACACAAATGATGGAGTCAATGATTGACAACCCAATGCCAACTCGTGCTGAAGTTATGGATGTCGCAAACGCAGTGCTTGATGGCACTGATGCGGTAATGCTTTCAGCGGAAACCGCTGCTGGTGATTACCCAGAACAAACGGTCGCGGCAATGGCACGTGTGTGTTTAGGTGCAGAATCCCAACCGCAGATCCATATCTCTAAACATCGTTTAGACAGCCGTTTTGCTGATACCTGTGAAACTATCGCTCTGTCGGCAATGTACGCTGCAAACCATTTAGACTCAGTAAAGGCAATTGTTGCACTAACTGAATCGGGTAATACCGCAAAATTGATGTCTCGTATCAGTTCTGGATTGCCTATTTACGCACTGTCTCGCCATCAATCAACACTTGGGCAGGCATCACTCTATCGTGGTGTATATCCGGTAAGATTTGACTCGACGCAATGCTCAGATGATTCAACTGTTCGTGAAGCGCTTGATACGCTAGTAGCTGCAGGCTCATTGGAAAAAGGCGACACAGTGATCATCACACACGGTGATAAGATGGAAACTATCGGCGCCAGTAACACGCTGAAAATCGTCACAGTGTAA
- the gndA gene encoding NADP-dependent phosphogluconate dehydrogenase, with the protein MQVALVGLGVMGKNLALNLIEKGMTLVAYDKNPEVGAELLSCAQSLGMAERLHIVSDLGDMIRRLETPRSILLLVPAGELVDKVCSDLVEAGVEKDDIIVDCGNSNYKDGIARKLKYQNKFEFATMGISGGAEGARHGPAMMASGSEGGWERIEPWFEKVAASYNNESCFARVGQSASGHFVKMVHNGIEYALMQLIAELYQLLRLGTGRSPKEVAEIFESWSEGKLNSYLLAISSHILSLETEQSESLVDLIDNKVGAKGTGLWTAQNALELGIAVPSLVAAVQARHLTNTIDTPAAKEMTYANKSTQTIEVDLDELKDAFYFASLLCYRQGLALIKGASRAHQWKVDLNKTLQTWRAGCIIRADYLDDIAEGVEFIDSLEKPALALRSITGKAVATGLSFPVLAATQTYIATLSTPSNGHLVQAQRDYFGEHGIKTHSGETCHLTDLVDIEAKVR; encoded by the coding sequence ATGCAGGTTGCATTAGTTGGTTTGGGTGTGATGGGTAAAAACCTCGCGCTAAATCTAATTGAGAAGGGGATGACCTTAGTCGCTTACGACAAGAACCCCGAAGTAGGTGCGGAATTATTGAGTTGCGCACAGTCGTTAGGTATGGCGGAGCGCTTACACATAGTGTCTGATCTCGGTGATATGATCAGAAGATTAGAGACTCCTCGCTCGATTTTATTACTCGTTCCAGCGGGTGAACTAGTAGATAAAGTTTGTAGCGATTTGGTTGAAGCTGGAGTTGAAAAAGACGATATCATCGTTGACTGTGGTAACAGTAATTACAAAGATGGTATCGCACGTAAATTGAAATATCAGAATAAATTTGAGTTTGCCACTATGGGAATTTCAGGCGGTGCCGAAGGTGCACGTCATGGTCCTGCAATGATGGCAAGTGGGTCAGAAGGTGGTTGGGAGCGTATCGAGCCTTGGTTCGAAAAGGTTGCTGCGAGCTACAACAACGAGTCATGTTTCGCGCGTGTGGGGCAATCGGCCAGTGGTCACTTTGTTAAAATGGTGCACAACGGTATTGAGTATGCGTTGATGCAGCTCATTGCGGAGCTTTATCAATTGCTTCGTCTGGGTACCGGTCGCTCTCCTAAAGAAGTTGCTGAGATTTTTGAATCTTGGTCTGAAGGTAAATTAAATAGTTATCTACTTGCAATTTCTAGCCACATTTTAAGTCTAGAAACAGAGCAGAGCGAGTCTTTAGTCGACCTCATCGACAATAAGGTAGGAGCTAAGGGCACTGGCCTTTGGACGGCGCAAAACGCACTGGAGCTTGGTATTGCCGTACCTTCGCTTGTGGCTGCGGTACAAGCTCGCCATCTCACCAACACTATTGATACTCCAGCTGCGAAAGAAATGACGTATGCGAATAAATCAACGCAAACAATTGAGGTTGATTTAGACGAGTTAAAAGACGCATTCTATTTTGCCAGTTTACTATGTTACCGCCAAGGTCTTGCACTGATTAAGGGGGCGTCTCGTGCACACCAATGGAAAGTGGATCTCAATAAAACGCTACAAACCTGGCGTGCGGGCTGTATTATCCGAGCTGATTACTTAGACGATATCGCTGAAGGTGTTGAATTTATCGATTCACTTGAGAAGCCTGCACTTGCACTACGTAGTATTACAGGTAAAGCGGTGGCGACTGGTTTGTCTTTCCCAGTGCTTGCTGCGACGCAAACTTATATTGCAACACTGAGCACGCCAAGCAACGGACACTTGGTGCAAGCACAGCGTGATTACTTTGGTGAGCACGGCATAAAGACACACAGTGGTGAAACTTGTCACCTTACTGATCTTGTCGATATCGAAGCAAAAGTTAGATAA
- the ansA gene encoding asparaginase, producing the protein MKRKKIYIAYTGGTIGMKQSSRGYVPVAGYLTDTVKNNAEFTRDEMPLFDIHEYCPLIDSSDMSPHHWQLIADDIQSKYHDYDGFVVLHGTDTMAYTASALSFMFENLTKPVIVTGSQIPLSQLRSDGQVNLLNAMYLAANYPIAEVSLFFNNKLYRGNRAIKAHADGFDAFASPNLSPLAQAGINIQLIEGKLSPYVEQSLQVTKISPQPIAVMHLYPGISTEILKNLMRGEMKALILLSFGVGNAPQDEHFLTELKAISDRGVVIINLTQCIQGKVNMGGYATGNALLNCGVISGYDMTLEACLTKLHYLFSQQLELETIRHLMQDNLRGELTR; encoded by the coding sequence ATGAAAAGAAAAAAAATATATATCGCCTATACCGGTGGTACCATTGGTATGAAGCAATCCAGTCGCGGTTACGTTCCGGTTGCAGGATATCTAACAGATACGGTAAAAAATAACGCTGAGTTTACTCGCGATGAAATGCCGCTTTTTGATATTCATGAATATTGCCCGTTAATTGATTCGTCAGATATGTCACCGCATCACTGGCAACTTATCGCGGATGACATTCAATCAAAATATCACGACTACGACGGCTTTGTGGTGCTACATGGCACAGATACAATGGCCTACACTGCCTCTGCACTATCCTTCATGTTTGAGAACTTAACAAAACCTGTGATAGTGACCGGCTCTCAAATTCCGTTGTCACAACTGCGCTCTGATGGTCAAGTAAATCTATTAAACGCGATGTATTTGGCTGCCAACTACCCTATCGCCGAAGTAAGTTTGTTTTTCAACAATAAACTTTACCGCGGTAATAGAGCAATCAAAGCTCATGCTGATGGCTTCGATGCATTCGCTTCTCCAAACCTTTCGCCGCTGGCACAAGCTGGGATCAATATTCAGCTGATTGAAGGGAAGCTAAGCCCTTACGTTGAGCAAAGCTTGCAAGTCACCAAGATTTCACCTCAACCTATCGCGGTAATGCATTTGTATCCAGGGATTTCAACTGAAATCCTTAAGAACCTAATGCGTGGCGAGATGAAAGCGTTAATCTTATTGAGCTTCGGTGTTGGTAACGCGCCACAAGACGAGCATTTTTTAACTGAGCTTAAAGCAATCAGCGACCGCGGAGTGGTGATTATCAACCTCACCCAATGTATTCAAGGAAAAGTGAATATGGGCGGCTACGCGACAGGAAATGCGTTATTAAACTGTGGTGTGATCAGTGGCTACGATATGACACTGGAAGCGTGCTTAACAAAGCTACACTATTTATTTAGCCAGCAGCTAGAGCTTGAAACGATCCGCCATTTGATGCAAGACAATCTGCGCGGTGAGCTAACTCGATAG
- the sppA gene encoding signal peptide peptidase SppA, whose translation MKLIANIFKGIWATLNFSRRLILNLLFLFILIAIVISIVSGEDQVKVENKSVLRLNLNGIIVEQLTYVDPIDAAMSDAFGDSEEPSEILLDDVIDVINKAAQDDRITVMYLDLQRLHSAHLDKLRDIKDALAQFKAAGKKIYAHGAYYTQAQYYLASVADEISLHPYGGVNITGFGMYPLYFKEALDKLKVTQHIFRVGTYKSAVEPYIRSDMSPEAKESNLGWITPLWTQYKTEVAENRGFDVANFDETFAALTDKMEAAQGDSAKYAIDNQWVDALTTNQAFAQKLIDEVGLDAKGKSFKQVSFNQYLSTLPPKEFAENPFTEKVAVVVAKGQISDGKRKAGAIGGDSTAALLKKARLNDKVKAVVLRIDSGGGSMFASETIRNEVIALKAAGKPVIASMGSVAASGGYWIAASANEIWASPSTITGSIGVFGMIMTFENAANSLGIYSDGVATTELKGQSPFRGIDGGYKNLIQMGVEDAYDKFITMVATERNLDKSAVNDVAQGRVWLATQALDFGLVDKLGNKNDAIEAAASLANLEMYDVITIEQTLTEQEKLMQQLFGASMVQSAISALVPEQSIFAKTALNTLDSVSNTIALQTQMLGQLNDPNHVYTLCLVCNVSPE comes from the coding sequence TTGAAACTGATAGCGAATATTTTTAAAGGCATTTGGGCCACACTGAACTTTTCCAGGCGATTAATTTTAAATCTGCTGTTTTTATTCATTCTTATCGCCATCGTGATAAGTATTGTATCGGGTGAGGATCAGGTTAAGGTCGAAAATAAAAGCGTACTACGTTTAAACCTGAACGGTATCATAGTTGAGCAATTAACCTATGTTGACCCTATTGATGCCGCAATGAGTGATGCTTTTGGTGACTCAGAAGAGCCAAGCGAAATTTTATTAGATGATGTCATCGATGTTATCAATAAAGCAGCTCAAGATGACCGCATTACAGTGATGTATCTTGATTTACAACGTCTTCATAGCGCCCATCTCGATAAATTACGAGATATCAAAGATGCGCTCGCGCAATTCAAAGCAGCAGGCAAAAAAATCTATGCGCACGGCGCCTATTACACTCAAGCTCAATATTATCTCGCCTCGGTAGCCGATGAAATTTCTCTACACCCATACGGTGGAGTTAATATCACCGGATTTGGCATGTATCCGCTGTATTTTAAAGAAGCCCTTGATAAGCTAAAAGTTACGCAGCATATTTTCCGCGTTGGTACATATAAGTCGGCCGTTGAGCCTTATATTCGCAGCGATATGTCACCTGAAGCAAAAGAGTCGAATCTTGGATGGATCACCCCGCTTTGGACACAATATAAAACAGAAGTAGCCGAGAACCGCGGTTTCGATGTGGCTAATTTTGATGAAACCTTCGCTGCATTAACAGACAAAATGGAAGCGGCACAAGGCGATTCCGCCAAATACGCTATCGACAACCAATGGGTCGATGCGTTAACGACCAATCAAGCTTTTGCACAGAAACTGATCGATGAAGTTGGTCTCGATGCAAAAGGAAAATCTTTTAAACAGGTCTCGTTCAATCAATATCTATCGACGTTGCCGCCTAAAGAGTTTGCAGAAAATCCATTTACCGAAAAAGTCGCAGTGGTTGTTGCTAAAGGTCAAATCTCTGATGGCAAGCGTAAAGCTGGTGCTATTGGTGGCGATTCAACAGCTGCACTACTTAAAAAGGCCCGCCTTAACGACAAAGTGAAAGCCGTTGTACTAAGAATTGACTCTGGCGGTGGTAGCATGTTTGCTTCTGAAACCATTCGTAATGAAGTTATTGCACTAAAAGCCGCTGGAAAACCCGTGATAGCATCAATGGGTTCAGTTGCAGCTTCTGGTGGTTATTGGATTGCAGCGTCAGCTAATGAAATTTGGGCATCACCAAGCACGATCACGGGTTCTATTGGTGTATTTGGCATGATCATGACCTTTGAAAATGCAGCAAACTCATTAGGCATATACTCTGATGGTGTTGCAACAACCGAATTAAAAGGCCAATCTCCATTCAGAGGGATAGATGGTGGCTATAAAAACCTTATCCAGATGGGGGTTGAAGATGCCTATGATAAGTTTATCACTATGGTTGCAACCGAGCGAAACCTTGATAAGTCAGCGGTTAACGATGTTGCGCAAGGACGTGTCTGGCTAGCAACTCAGGCGCTTGATTTTGGCCTAGTTGATAAGTTAGGTAACAAGAACGATGCCATTGAAGCGGCAGCAAGTCTTGCCAATTTAGAGATGTATGATGTTATCACTATTGAACAAACACTCACCGAGCAAGAAAAGCTGATGCAGCAATTATTCGGTGCATCTATGGTGCAAAGCGCCATTAGTGCCCTTGTACCTGAGCAATCGATATTCGCAAAAACTGCATTAAATACCCTAGACAGTGTTAGCAATACAATAGCACTACAAACTCAGATGTTAGGCCAGCTTAACGATCCTAACCATGTCTATACGCTTTGCTTAGTGTGTAACGTTTCACCTGAGTAA